A single Oleidesulfovibrio alaskensis DSM 16109 DNA region contains:
- the modA gene encoding molybdate ABC transporter substrate-binding protein, whose protein sequence is MPVRRCSVFHSLPAAWMLCLCLIVSAMPSGAAASGQPEKTDGIVLASGAGYKKMVNALAEIFTLQTGIKVDLVYGNMARVTALARQSGQVDVVLGDSTYLHGAELDFTRRHTLGHGRLVLAAAPGKTADSAAVLDNPGATRIALPDSAKAIYGIAAREFLLSTGRLPDIAPRLIEVATVPQVFSYLAAGEVDYGFMNLTHALNVADKLGGYVVLDETAHTPVLIMAGVLRAAPSAEQAAAFMGFLESPQARAVITANGL, encoded by the coding sequence ATGCCTGTTCGCCGATGTTCCGTTTTTCACTCACTGCCGGCGGCATGGATGCTCTGTCTGTGTCTGATCGTTTCCGCCATGCCGTCCGGTGCCGCCGCATCCGGCCAGCCGGAAAAAACAGACGGCATAGTACTGGCATCGGGTGCAGGATACAAAAAAATGGTCAATGCACTGGCAGAGATATTCACCCTGCAGACCGGCATCAAGGTTGATCTGGTGTACGGCAACATGGCCCGCGTAACCGCACTGGCCCGTCAGAGCGGGCAGGTGGATGTGGTGCTGGGCGACAGCACCTACCTGCACGGGGCGGAACTGGATTTTACCCGCCGGCACACACTCGGTCACGGAAGACTGGTGCTGGCTGCCGCTCCGGGCAAAACGGCAGACTCCGCCGCGGTGCTGGACAACCCCGGAGCAACCCGCATCGCCCTGCCGGACTCGGCCAAAGCCATTTACGGTATTGCTGCACGCGAGTTTCTGCTTTCCACGGGCAGGTTGCCCGACATCGCTCCCAGACTGATAGAGGTGGCCACAGTTCCGCAGGTTTTTTCATACCTTGCGGCAGGAGAAGTGGATTACGGGTTCATGAACCTGACTCACGCACTGAATGTGGCGGACAAGCTTGGCGGGTATGTGGTGCTGGATGAAACTGCACATACGCCTGTGCTTATCATGGCCGGAGTACTGCGCGCAGCACCCTCGGCGGAACAGGCCGCCGCATTCATGGGCTTTCTGGAATCACCGCAGGCCCGTGCCGTCATCACCGCCAACGGACTGTAG
- a CDS encoding molybdate ABC transporter permease subunit — MPLAEILMQPQTAGPVLLTAKTLAVSGLLHLVCGVLLACYLSGPPGLLRGTVDFFTTLPLVFPPIATGFVLLLLLGRNGMVGSMLPVDIIFSFYGVVLAAFIAGLPLMVKPVEAALRGDVRRLAEIARVLGKNEWQVFWLVLLPNVRRSVLSGWFLALGRSLGEVGITLMLGGNIVGKTNTLSLEIYNAVFSGEFERAMVLSAIIGFFSLAIFFMLRRLSAV, encoded by the coding sequence ATGCCTCTGGCAGAGATTCTGATGCAACCGCAAACCGCGGGACCGGTACTGCTGACCGCAAAAACGCTTGCGGTTTCCGGTCTGCTGCATCTTGTCTGCGGTGTTCTGCTGGCCTGCTATCTTTCCGGACCTCCGGGGCTGCTGCGCGGCACGGTTGACTTTTTCACCACGCTGCCGCTCGTCTTTCCTCCCATTGCCACAGGCTTTGTACTGCTTTTACTGCTCGGCAGAAACGGCATGGTGGGCAGCATGCTGCCGGTAGATATTATTTTCAGCTTTTACGGTGTGGTACTGGCCGCATTCATTGCCGGTCTGCCGTTGATGGTCAAGCCGGTGGAGGCTGCGCTGCGCGGCGATGTGCGGCGTCTGGCCGAAATAGCGCGCGTGCTCGGCAAAAACGAATGGCAGGTGTTCTGGCTTGTCCTGCTGCCCAATGTGCGCCGCAGCGTGCTTTCCGGCTGGTTTCTTGCGCTGGGGCGTTCGCTGGGCGAGGTGGGCATCACCCTGATGCTGGGCGGCAATATTGTGGGCAAAACCAACACGCTGTCTCTGGAAATATATAATGCCGTGTTCAGCGGCGAATTCGAGCGGGCCATGGTGCTGTCGGCCATCATCGGTTTTTTCTCGCTCGCCATCTTTTTCATGCTCAGACGGCTTTCGGCAGTATAG
- a CDS encoding Rossmann-like domain-containing protein: MPSILESLRNQVVPAWHKQGLMDDPVSVTAGPLSVEQAIGNPGRSDFPIQKGKEKLMEACFRHARGQAFTDSYGTFSGTLAQVAALPLDGNFQRAVFVSVLNAVLRWQQCVTNTVHCKDCGPKDCARDLPAHIIRRYGRCRVTLAGMQPAMIESLAGVLPLRVVDLDPDNIGQERRGIGIEGADTAQDALAWADLLLVTGTTLANNSIGDFLQHTPQKPVLFYGTTIAGAAQLMGWQRYCPRSS; this comes from the coding sequence ATGCCCAGCATTCTTGAATCATTACGCAATCAGGTTGTTCCCGCGTGGCACAAGCAAGGTCTTATGGACGATCCGGTAAGCGTGACCGCAGGTCCGCTCAGCGTAGAGCAGGCCATCGGCAATCCCGGCCGCAGCGACTTTCCCATCCAGAAAGGCAAGGAAAAACTCATGGAAGCCTGCTTCCGCCATGCGCGCGGACAGGCATTCACAGACAGCTACGGTACGTTCAGCGGCACACTGGCACAGGTGGCCGCGCTGCCGCTGGACGGCAACTTCCAGCGGGCGGTATTCGTCTCTGTGCTCAATGCCGTATTGCGCTGGCAGCAGTGTGTCACAAACACCGTGCACTGCAAGGACTGCGGCCCCAAGGATTGTGCACGGGATCTTCCGGCCCATATCATACGCCGTTACGGCAGGTGCCGTGTGACGCTGGCCGGCATGCAGCCCGCCATGATTGAAAGTCTGGCCGGAGTGCTGCCCCTGCGTGTTGTGGATCTTGATCCGGACAACATCGGGCAGGAACGCAGAGGCATCGGCATAGAAGGTGCCGATACGGCACAGGACGCACTGGCATGGGCCGACCTGCTGCTGGTTACCGGCACCACACTGGCCAACAACAGCATAGGGGACTTTCTGCAGCACACTCCGCAAAAACCTGTTCTGTTTTACGGCACCACCATTGCCGGCGCCGCGCAGCTGATGGGGTGGCAACGCTACTGCCCCCGCAGCAGCTGA
- a CDS encoding DEAD/DEAH box helicase — protein sequence MVEKLLFADLPLSKEVLRAIQDMGFEEASPIQTMSIPHILAGKDVVGQAQTGTGKTAAFGIPILERIDPRDKATQAVVLCPTRELAIQVAEEVTTLARHKRGISVVPVYGGQPIERQVRALRRGAQVIVGTPGRVMDHLDRGTMDINTVKMVVLDEADEMLDMGFRDDIEFILGKMEQEVQTVFFSATMPRAILDMAQRYLKEPEFLKVTQKLLTVPSIEQIYFEVRPFQKLESLCRVLDVYNPKLTIVFCSTKVGVDELATNLQARGYDADGLHGNLNQAQRDRVMNRFRKGNIDILVATDVAARGIDVENVEAVVNYDIPNDVESYVHRIGRTGRAGRAGRAFTFVSGREFYKLRDIKRFTKAQIAQRQVPSLSEVENAKSTQMLNEVTNQIRTGGLERYIELVEGIIGEEFTSVEAAAALLRMMMHRNAGDAVTEEQKFGDTGAQPGMVRLFFNVGRKARVTARDFVGAIAGETGLPGRMIGSIDIYDRFTFVEVPNEFAAEVLAVMNGNQIRGNKLAVEPASRR from the coding sequence ATGGTTGAAAAACTTCTTTTCGCAGATCTTCCCCTTTCTAAGGAAGTGCTGCGCGCGATACAGGACATGGGCTTTGAGGAGGCGTCTCCCATCCAGACGATGTCCATCCCGCACATACTGGCGGGTAAGGATGTGGTCGGACAGGCCCAGACAGGCACGGGCAAGACTGCTGCGTTCGGCATTCCCATTCTCGAGCGCATTGACCCCCGTGATAAAGCCACGCAGGCCGTGGTGCTGTGTCCTACGCGTGAACTGGCCATTCAGGTGGCCGAAGAAGTGACTACACTGGCCCGCCACAAGCGGGGCATCAGTGTTGTTCCCGTATACGGCGGACAGCCCATCGAACGGCAGGTCCGCGCTCTGCGCCGTGGTGCGCAGGTTATCGTGGGTACGCCGGGCCGCGTGATGGACCACCTCGACAGAGGAACCATGGACATCAATACCGTGAAAATGGTTGTGCTGGACGAGGCGGACGAAATGCTCGATATGGGCTTCCGCGATGACATTGAATTCATTCTGGGCAAGATGGAGCAGGAAGTACAGACCGTGTTCTTTTCCGCCACCATGCCCCGCGCCATTCTGGATATGGCGCAGCGCTACCTCAAGGAACCGGAGTTCCTGAAAGTCACCCAGAAGCTGCTTACCGTGCCCAGCATCGAGCAGATATACTTCGAGGTGCGTCCTTTCCAGAAGCTGGAAAGTCTGTGCCGTGTGCTGGACGTGTATAATCCCAAGCTGACCATCGTGTTCTGCTCCACCAAGGTGGGCGTGGACGAACTGGCAACCAATCTGCAGGCCCGCGGATATGATGCCGACGGACTGCACGGCAACCTGAATCAGGCCCAGCGCGACAGGGTGATGAACCGCTTCCGCAAAGGAAACATTGATATTCTGGTGGCCACCGACGTGGCTGCCCGCGGTATTGATGTGGAAAACGTGGAAGCCGTGGTCAACTACGACATACCCAACGATGTGGAAAGCTATGTGCACCGTATCGGCCGTACGGGCCGTGCGGGCCGTGCGGGCCGTGCATTCACCTTTGTGTCCGGCCGCGAATTCTACAAGCTGCGCGACATCAAGCGCTTTACCAAGGCGCAGATAGCACAGCGTCAGGTACCCTCGCTTTCCGAAGTGGAAAATGCCAAATCCACCCAGATGCTCAATGAAGTGACCAACCAGATACGCACCGGCGGTCTGGAGCGCTACATAGAACTGGTGGAAGGCATTATCGGCGAAGAGTTCACCTCTGTGGAAGCTGCCGCCGCCCTGCTGCGCATGATGATGCACCGTAACGCAGGCGATGCCGTGACCGAAGAGCAGAAGTTCGGTGATACCGGTGCCCAGCCGGGCATGGTACGCCTGTTCTTTAACGTGGGCCGCAAAGCCCGCGTGACGGCACGTGACTTTGTGGGGGCCATTGCCGGAGAAACCGGCCTGCCCGGACGGATGATCGGCTCCATAGATATCTATGACCGGTTCACGTTTGTGGAAGTGCCCAACGAGTTTGCCGCAGAAGTGCTTGCAGTGATGAACGGCAACCAGATACGCGGCAACAAGCTTGCCGTGGAACCTGCCAGCCGCCGCTGA
- a CDS encoding GIY-YIG nuclease family protein, whose translation MDWVVYLLACADGTQYCGVTTDMDRRLDEHNRGCGAKYTRSRRPVSLLVSASFPDRSTAQRVEWKVKRQPSGKKRAFLLAMAETSGSAAALS comes from the coding sequence ATGGATTGGGTAGTCTACCTGCTGGCCTGTGCCGACGGTACGCAGTACTGCGGCGTTACCACGGACATGGATCGACGCCTTGACGAGCACAATCGGGGCTGCGGCGCAAAATACACGCGTTCGCGGCGTCCTGTTTCACTGCTTGTCAGCGCCTCGTTTCCTGACCGGAGCACAGCGCAACGGGTGGAATGGAAAGTAAAGAGGCAGCCCTCCGGCAAAAAAAGGGCGTTTCTGCTTGCAATGGCAGAAACATCCGGCTCTGCCGCAGCGTTGTCATAA
- a CDS encoding metal-dependent hydrolase: MQHLLTWHGHANFQIATEGANILIDPFFEGNPSAAAAWQGIAKPDLVLVTHDHGDHVGQTVEICRETGAMMGAIVGTAEKLAAAGVPQQQVLNGIGFNIGGTVLHNGVAVTMTQAYHSSESGAPAGYILTLPDGFTIYHAGDTGIFAGMELWGRLYSIDVALLPIGGVFTMDAKQAALACRLLRARSVVPMHWGTFPVLEGNTARFKEQLMNFAPDCRLFDMKPGETLTLETASEGCACD, from the coding sequence ATGCAGCATCTGCTTACGTGGCATGGCCACGCCAATTTTCAGATTGCCACAGAGGGCGCCAACATTCTGATAGACCCTTTTTTCGAGGGTAATCCTTCCGCTGCCGCGGCGTGGCAGGGCATAGCAAAACCCGACCTTGTGCTGGTCACCCACGACCACGGCGACCATGTGGGCCAGACCGTGGAGATATGCCGTGAAACGGGCGCCATGATGGGTGCCATAGTGGGTACGGCTGAAAAGCTGGCCGCTGCGGGTGTGCCGCAGCAGCAGGTGCTTAACGGCATCGGGTTCAACATCGGCGGCACAGTGCTGCACAACGGTGTGGCCGTGACCATGACGCAGGCGTATCATTCTTCGGAATCCGGCGCGCCTGCGGGGTATATCCTTACGCTGCCCGACGGCTTTACCATTTACCACGCCGGTGACACGGGTATTTTTGCCGGTATGGAACTGTGGGGGCGTCTGTATTCCATTGATGTGGCGCTGCTGCCCATCGGCGGGGTGTTCACCATGGATGCCAAGCAGGCCGCGCTGGCGTGCCGTCTGCTGCGTGCGCGTTCGGTGGTGCCCATGCACTGGGGCACGTTCCCCGTGCTGGAGGGCAATACGGCGCGTTTTAAAGAACAACTGATGAATTTTGCTCCGGACTGCCGCCTCTTCGACATGAAGCCCGGAGAAACCCTGACGCTGGAAACCGCGTCAGAAGGCTGTGCCTGCGACTAG
- a CDS encoding UbiX family flavin prenyltransferase encodes MKRFIVGVSGASGMPLAVTLLNALTWAADVETHLVVSRAAEKVLTLESGISVDQLYALADVRHDPEDVGAAPASGSWRHSGMVICPCSMTTLAAVANGIGSNLIHRAADVTLKENRPLILVPRETPLGRVHLRNMLAAQEAGAVIMPPCPGFYSRPESIQDILNHLVGRMLDHLGIEHDLCRRWGGLPA; translated from the coding sequence ATGAAACGATTTATTGTAGGCGTTTCCGGCGCAAGCGGCATGCCGCTTGCCGTGACGTTGCTAAATGCCCTCACATGGGCCGCGGATGTGGAAACGCATCTTGTGGTGTCGCGTGCGGCGGAAAAGGTGCTCACGCTGGAATCGGGAATTTCCGTTGACCAGTTGTATGCTCTTGCCGATGTGCGGCACGACCCCGAAGATGTGGGCGCCGCCCCCGCCAGCGGTTCATGGCGGCATTCCGGCATGGTTATCTGTCCGTGCAGCATGACCACGCTTGCCGCGGTAGCCAACGGCATAGGGTCCAACCTTATTCACCGTGCGGCGGATGTGACGCTGAAGGAAAACAGGCCGCTGATTCTGGTGCCGCGCGAGACGCCGCTTGGCAGAGTGCATCTGCGCAACATGCTGGCCGCGCAGGAAGCCGGGGCGGTTATCATGCCGCCGTGTCCGGGGTTTTACAGCCGGCCCGAAAGCATACAGGACATACTGAATCATCTTGTGGGCAGGATGCTTGATCATCTGGGCATCGAGCACGACCTGTGCCGCCGCTGGGGCGGTTTGCCGGCCTGA
- a CDS encoding ABC transporter substrate-binding protein: MRKSLLYIVLLACCVVLPLQAQADTVRFGVPPWPGVTVKTEVLAQIIEAMGYDTEQLEVGPAIVYNGLTTGDVDVYVASWIPLQNEMFRPLKEKNAVDIVGVNLDEAGVSLAVPTYVWEAGVRSIADLDKYADKFDHTIYSIEVGSGMQVSTEQIVKNDVAGLGDWKMLCSPVPAMIRAVQDKVRAGEWVVFHGWQPHWMIYQMDMKFLEGVPGTEGLVNKSTVYTLASLDFRDRFPQVHKFLANLYIKGATQSEWINEYGFKKRKPADVARDWIGANLDTVETWLKGVNAADGTPGIDAVRAAFS; this comes from the coding sequence TTGAGAAAATCGTTATTGTACATTGTATTGCTGGCATGTTGTGTTGTTCTGCCGTTGCAGGCACAGGCTGATACCGTGCGTTTCGGCGTGCCGCCGTGGCCCGGCGTGACGGTGAAGACAGAAGTCCTCGCCCAGATTATCGAAGCCATGGGGTACGATACCGAGCAGTTGGAGGTGGGTCCTGCCATTGTGTACAATGGTCTGACCACCGGCGATGTGGACGTGTATGTGGCGAGCTGGATTCCTCTGCAGAATGAGATGTTCAGACCGCTGAAGGAAAAAAACGCCGTTGACATCGTCGGAGTGAACCTTGACGAAGCAGGGGTGAGTCTGGCCGTGCCCACATATGTGTGGGAAGCCGGAGTGCGCTCCATAGCCGATCTTGATAAGTATGCCGATAAATTCGATCATACCATTTACAGCATTGAAGTCGGCAGCGGCATGCAGGTTTCCACCGAGCAGATAGTCAAAAATGACGTGGCAGGACTGGGCGACTGGAAAATGCTGTGCAGTCCCGTACCGGCCATGATCCGCGCCGTGCAGGACAAGGTGCGTGCCGGCGAATGGGTGGTGTTCCACGGCTGGCAGCCTCACTGGATGATATATCAGATGGATATGAAATTCCTTGAAGGCGTGCCCGGTACGGAAGGTCTGGTGAATAAAAGCACTGTGTACACGCTGGCAAGCCTCGACTTCAGAGATCGCTTTCCTCAGGTGCACAAATTCCTTGCCAACCTGTATATCAAGGGAGCCACGCAGAGCGAGTGGATCAATGAATACGGGTTTAAAAAGCGCAAGCCCGCCGATGTGGCCCGCGACTGGATAGGTGCCAATCTGGATACCGTGGAAACATGGTTGAAGGGCGTAAATGCAGCTGACGGCACCCCGGGCATTGACGCGGTGCGTGCCGCCTTTTCCTGA
- a CDS encoding ABC transporter substrate-binding protein, whose amino-acid sequence MKRLFGVTLLLVSFLCLPVAAQADAIRFGVPPWPGVTVKSEVVCQILEAMGYDTVQLEIGPPIIYKGLTTDDVDVCVAAWIPQQNEMFLPLRDKKAIDVVAVNIDEAGTSLCVPSYVWEAGVRSIADLDARGEMFDRTIYGIEVGSGMQTSTEEMIHDDVAGLGDWTQVSSTTPVMLRAVQERIRAGKWVVFHGWQPHWMNFQIDMKYLEGVPGTEKLVSESVVYTIASRQFATRHPQVHAFLKKFYVRGATQSQWINDFGFRKTAPEKVASDWIRANIDTVATWLDGVTAADGSAGIDAVRAAFKR is encoded by the coding sequence GTGAAGCGTTTATTCGGGGTGACGTTGCTGCTTGTTTCCTTTTTGTGCCTGCCGGTTGCAGCTCAGGCCGACGCCATCAGATTCGGCGTGCCGCCATGGCCCGGTGTGACCGTCAAGTCGGAAGTGGTGTGCCAGATACTGGAAGCCATGGGGTACGACACCGTGCAGCTCGAAATAGGTCCCCCCATTATCTACAAAGGGCTGACAACTGACGACGTGGACGTGTGTGTGGCTGCGTGGATTCCTCAGCAGAACGAAATGTTTCTGCCGCTCAGAGACAAAAAGGCCATTGATGTTGTGGCGGTGAATATCGATGAAGCCGGTACCAGCCTGTGTGTTCCCTCCTATGTATGGGAAGCCGGTGTGCGTTCCATTGCGGACCTTGATGCCCGCGGCGAGATGTTCGACCGCACCATCTACGGCATCGAGGTCGGCAGCGGCATGCAGACCAGTACAGAGGAAATGATACATGACGATGTGGCGGGGCTGGGCGACTGGACACAGGTGAGCAGTACCACACCGGTCATGCTGCGGGCGGTGCAGGAACGCATACGGGCAGGCAAATGGGTGGTTTTTCACGGCTGGCAGCCCCACTGGATGAACTTTCAGATTGATATGAAGTATCTTGAAGGTGTCCCCGGTACTGAAAAGCTGGTCAGCGAAAGCGTGGTGTACACCATTGCCAGCAGGCAGTTTGCCACGCGTCATCCGCAGGTGCATGCCTTTCTTAAAAAGTTTTATGTGCGGGGAGCCACGCAAAGCCAGTGGATAAATGATTTCGGGTTCAGAAAGACGGCTCCTGAAAAAGTGGCTTCAGACTGGATTCGCGCGAATATTGACACGGTGGCAACATGGCTTGACGGGGTGACCGCCGCTGACGGCAGTGCCGGAATTGATGCCGTGCGTGCCGCTTTTAAGCGCTGA
- a CDS encoding BMP family ABC transporter substrate-binding protein, whose translation MTKRICSFLAAVTLLLCAAMPAMAEGKLRVAFALLGTIDDRGWNTAHYKGIQQLKEALGDKIEIAYTENVGPQNAERVLRNYAQQGYDLIFGTSFPHMDAIERVAKDFPDIKFEHCSGYKMGPNLSNYFARMYQAEYLAGYTAGLMGFTRVGTVGTHPIPEPIRGINSFTLGLIRGLEEAGIAYDKSTLNTVVWMKSWADPIKETTLAETLADRDHDLIRQMADTPESSLAACARDLPAVGYGSPAEEYGADCVLTSTVFNWGNYYVQTVQSALDGTWQARSYWRGFDDDAIRLTAFGSHVPADVRAKVEALRDELAKGNDRIFAGPVKDQSGKVIIAEGQQASDADLLGMMVFVDGVSGNLPQ comes from the coding sequence ATGACCAAACGTATTTGCTCTTTTCTGGCAGCCGTGACGCTGCTGTTGTGTGCCGCCATGCCCGCCATGGCCGAAGGTAAACTACGGGTAGCCTTCGCTCTTTTGGGCACCATTGACGACCGCGGCTGGAACACCGCCCATTACAAAGGCATTCAGCAGCTCAAGGAAGCTCTGGGCGACAAGATTGAAATCGCCTACACCGAAAACGTGGGCCCCCAGAATGCCGAACGCGTGCTGCGCAATTATGCACAGCAGGGCTACGACCTCATCTTCGGCACCAGCTTTCCGCACATGGATGCCATCGAGCGTGTTGCAAAAGACTTCCCTGACATCAAGTTCGAACACTGCTCCGGCTACAAGATGGGCCCGAACCTGAGCAACTATTTCGCACGCATGTATCAGGCCGAATATCTGGCCGGATACACCGCAGGGCTCATGGGGTTCACCCGTGTGGGCACCGTGGGCACGCACCCCATCCCCGAACCCATCCGCGGTATCAACTCCTTTACGCTGGGCCTCATCCGCGGGCTTGAAGAAGCCGGCATCGCCTATGACAAATCCACCCTGAACACCGTGGTCTGGATGAAATCATGGGCCGATCCCATCAAGGAAACCACGCTGGCCGAAACACTGGCCGACCGTGACCACGACCTTATCCGCCAGATGGCCGACACCCCCGAAAGCTCGCTGGCCGCATGCGCCCGCGACCTGCCCGCGGTGGGCTACGGCAGCCCCGCAGAAGAATACGGCGCGGACTGTGTTCTTACCTCCACCGTATTCAACTGGGGCAACTACTACGTGCAGACCGTGCAGTCGGCTCTCGACGGCACATGGCAGGCCCGCTCCTACTGGCGCGGCTTTGACGACGATGCCATCCGCCTGACGGCATTCGGCAGCCATGTTCCCGCCGACGTGCGGGCCAAAGTGGAAGCGCTGCGCGATGAGCTTGCCAAAGGCAACGACCGCATATTCGCAGGCCCTGTCAAAGACCAGTCCGGCAAGGTCATCATTGCCGAAGGACAGCAGGCTTCGGACGCCGACCTGCTGGGCATGATGGTTTTCGTTGACGGAGTAAGCGGCAATCTGCCGCAGTAA
- a CDS encoding phosphoribosyltransferase family protein — protein sequence MDVLQGLDSGEKYRWEVKGLPYAVELPLVRLPADGRTLKIASLNLVGQIRLNRDLGRLLAAKVREVVGTMDDVVMLTVVEKGLQLAQVVAEELGLEAVAVAYNRIKPHMEAQRRPVIQIGASSITSGGKFLALYERDMNLLARGRRFILMDDVVSSGGTIFSLADILEEVARQKDMPAPVIAGVFCAATEGEQSPLLPAPVYGLGKLPEPVVEPE from the coding sequence ATGGACGTTCTGCAAGGTCTTGATTCCGGTGAAAAATACCGCTGGGAGGTCAAAGGTCTGCCCTACGCCGTCGAACTGCCGCTGGTGCGGCTGCCTGCCGACGGCAGAACGCTGAAGATAGCATCGCTCAATCTGGTGGGGCAGATACGCCTGAACCGCGACTTAGGGCGCCTGCTGGCTGCAAAAGTGCGTGAAGTGGTGGGCACCATGGACGACGTGGTTATGCTGACAGTGGTGGAAAAAGGCCTGCAGCTGGCACAGGTGGTGGCCGAAGAACTGGGGCTGGAAGCCGTGGCGGTGGCATACAACCGCATCAAGCCGCATATGGAGGCGCAGCGACGGCCGGTGATACAGATAGGCGCATCATCCATCACCAGCGGCGGCAAATTTCTGGCCCTGTACGAACGCGACATGAACCTGCTGGCCCGCGGCAGACGTTTCATTCTCATGGACGATGTGGTCTCGTCCGGCGGCACCATATTCAGTCTGGCAGACATACTGGAAGAAGTGGCCAGACAGAAAGATATGCCGGCGCCGGTCATTGCCGGGGTTTTCTGTGCCGCCACCGAGGGCGAACAATCGCCCCTGCTGCCCGCACCCGTATACGGGCTGGGCAAGCTGCCCGAACCCGTGGTGGAGCCGGAATAG
- a CDS encoding ABC transporter ATP-binding protein, translating to MNAPLLACEGISKRFGPVCANTGIDLAVHAGQVVALLGENGAGKSTLMSIIAGRYRPDEGTIRIDGQPVQFSSPAQAMQRGIGMVYQRFMLVDTLTAAENVLLAADACGRRLSMKQVVAHMRTLAERYGLHVDPAARIRDLSMGGRQRVEILKLLVQNARVLIFDEPTAVLAKPEVAGLFDVFRKLKADGRGILFITHKLDEVMEAADRIAILRRGRIVAGSEPGRINNKLELARLMVGREVVLRVDKPEMPAGEVVFEVHRLSAASPLGGFSDISFSVRKGEVFAIVGVAGNGQEALAAAVAGRTPASGGTIRYRGTAYSTAAWARHRPRSLSYVPEDRHHTGSIGSMTLADNFFLTRLDKAGNGPWLDRSHMHEETEQAVRRFEIVAHSTRTPAGTLSGGNLQKLLLAREMADDPALFIAEQPTQGLDIKATEDVWSAMLAQRRHSAVLLVTGDLREALSLADRVAVMFRGRFMDIIDTQDADSVERIGLLMAGSTAAAPAAPSGETA from the coding sequence ATGAATGCTCCGCTTCTTGCCTGCGAAGGAATCAGCAAACGGTTCGGTCCTGTCTGTGCCAACACAGGCATCGACCTTGCCGTGCACGCCGGTCAGGTAGTGGCCCTGCTGGGAGAAAACGGCGCAGGCAAATCCACGCTCATGTCCATCATTGCAGGCCGCTACCGGCCTGATGAAGGCACTATCCGCATTGACGGCCAGCCGGTGCAGTTTTCTTCTCCGGCGCAGGCCATGCAGCGCGGCATAGGCATGGTCTACCAGCGGTTCATGCTGGTAGACACGCTGACAGCCGCAGAAAACGTGCTGCTGGCAGCCGATGCCTGCGGCCGGCGCCTGTCCATGAAGCAGGTGGTGGCGCACATGCGCACACTGGCAGAACGCTACGGGCTGCACGTCGATCCGGCAGCCCGCATCCGCGACCTTTCCATGGGCGGCAGGCAGCGGGTCGAAATACTCAAGCTGCTGGTGCAGAATGCGCGGGTACTGATCTTCGACGAGCCCACGGCCGTTCTGGCAAAGCCTGAGGTGGCGGGGCTGTTTGATGTTTTCCGCAAGCTCAAGGCGGACGGCCGCGGCATTCTGTTCATCACACACAAACTGGATGAAGTGATGGAAGCCGCCGACCGCATCGCCATCCTGCGGCGCGGACGCATCGTGGCCGGCAGCGAGCCCGGACGCATCAACAACAAGCTGGAACTGGCCCGCCTGATGGTGGGACGTGAAGTGGTGCTGCGCGTGGACAAGCCCGAAATGCCCGCCGGTGAAGTGGTCTTCGAGGTGCACAGGTTGTCCGCGGCATCACCGCTGGGGGGCTTTTCAGACATCAGCTTCAGTGTGCGCAAAGGTGAAGTGTTCGCCATTGTGGGGGTAGCGGGCAACGGACAGGAGGCTCTTGCGGCAGCCGTGGCGGGACGTACTCCGGCGTCGGGCGGCACCATCCGGTACCGCGGCACCGCATACAGCACGGCGGCATGGGCCCGCCACCGGCCGCGCTCACTTTCCTATGTTCCCGAAGACAGACACCATACCGGCAGTATCGGCAGCATGACACTGGCCGACAACTTTTTTCTTACCCGTCTGGACAAGGCGGGCAACGGGCCGTGGCTGGACCGCAGCCATATGCACGAAGAAACGGAACAGGCCGTACGCCGGTTTGAAATTGTGGCACACAGCACGCGGACACCGGCCGGAACCCTTTCCGGCGGCAATCTGCAAAAACTGCTGCTGGCGCGGGAAATGGCCGATGACCCTGCACTGTTCATTGCCGAACAGCCCACACAGGGACTGGACATCAAAGCCACGGAAGACGTGTGGTCGGCCATGCTGGCCCAGCGCCGCCACTCTGCCGTGCTGCTGGTGACCGGCGACCTGAGAGAAGCCCTGTCGCTGGCAGACAGAGTGGCCGTCATGTTCCGCGGCCGGTTCATGGACATCATCGATACACAGGACGCCGATTCCGTGGAGCGCATAGGTCTGCTCATGGCCGGCTCCACTGCCGCAGCGCCCGCCGCACCGTCCGGAGAAACAGCATGA